The Hypomesus transpacificus isolate Combined female chromosome 2, fHypTra1, whole genome shotgun sequence genome window below encodes:
- the LOC124476286 gene encoding immunoglobulin superfamily DCC subclass member 3-like, protein MCNLRIYQILGGASELAFLQEPNDVIAVRDRPLMLDCQVEGEGPISVTWRRNGRPVATGLKASVLANGTLLIKNFSKRRESNETDAGEYDCAAQNRYGMLISRKARVQLASLPKFHTHPESMIVDEGGVARLACVVNGIPEANITWERNRTTLNTDDERYTLLPYGILQITGVRRQDSGVYRCVAINIANTRYSHEAQLTVTVAAPRIYKEPVILSGPQNLTITIHQTAILECIATGNPRPIVSWSRLDGRSIGVEGIQVLGTGNLMISDATLQHSGVYVCSANRPGTRMRRTALGRLVVQAPPEFLQWPQSVSRPAGASAVFTCTAQGVPEPHLIWLKNGKILTPGVNVKLTNNNSTLAVTRITSEDEAIYQCIAENSAGTNQASARLAITQSTELPEAPEDLKATPLSSTSLQLSWAQPSPEVTDGIIGYVLHIRMLGEPDSRELQEAVSKTTFQHEFATLEPATTYSIYLKAYSPLGASQQSSTVISTTLGGVPSSPSFFTKVLNKTAMQVFWELPSKPGKVEGFKLAYREVPQPDFQGQEVFPGHINTHTISHLEPAAVYEIQLVAFNGNGDGSANKRLVSLAESGTSAKNGGGGQVPCNCGQSTDASMTGIVVGIHISMACIIFCVLFLMFGYRRSFFCRKGTQDSWGASQGRDRGDVGQRAAVPKEGVIRIPEAIELRPQRCNSAAPVMVVGAEHAPPAQCHIFVEQAPPCQPGTG, encoded by the exons atgtgTAATCTGAGGATTTACCAAA ttCTGGGTGGAGCTTCCGAGCTGGCCTTCCTGCAGGAGCCGAATGACGTGATCGCCGTGCGAGACCGTCCCTTGATGCTGGACTGCCAGGTGGAAGGCGAGGGGCCGATCTCGGTGACCTGGCGCCGTAACGGCCGGCCCGTGGCCACAGGCCTGAAGGCGAGCGTGCTGGCCAATGGGACGCTTCTGATCAAGAACTTCTccaagaggagggagagcaatGAGACGGACGCCGGCGAGTACGACTGCGCCGCCCAGAACCGCTACGGCATGCTGATCAGCCGCAAGGCACGGGTGCAGCTGGCAT CTCTCCCTAaattccacacacacccagagtcGATGATAGTGGATGAGGGCGGAGTCGCCAGGTTGGCCTGCGTGGTGAATGGCATCCCAGAGGCTAACATCACTTGGGAGAGAAACCGAACTACCCTGAACACTGACGAcgagag GTACACCCTCCTCCCTTATGGAATCCTGCAGATCACTGGAGTGAGGCGACAAGACAGTGGCGTGTACCGCTGTGTTGCCATCAACATCGCTAACACACGCTACAGTCACGAGGCTCAGTTGACTGTCACTG TGGCAGCCCCTAGGATCTACAAGGAGCCTGTGATCCTGTCGGGTCCACAGAACCTGACCATTACCATTCACCAGACCGCCATCTTGGAGTGCATTGCCACCGGCAACCCAAGACCCATCGTATCCTGGAGTCGCCTGG ATGGACGCTCCATCGGGGTGGAGGGCATCCAGGTGCTCGGAACGGGCAACCTGATGATCTCCGATGCCACCCTGCAGCACTCAGGCGTGTACGTGTGCTCTGCCAACCGCCCCGGCACCAGGATGAGGCGTACCGCGCTGGGCAGACTGGTGGTGCAAG CTCCTCCTGAGTTCCTGCAGTGGCCGCAGTCTGTCTCCAGGCCAGCAGGGGCCAGCGCTGTGTTCACCTGCACCGCCCAGGGCGTCCCTGAGCCGCACCTCATCTGGCTGAAGAACGGCAAGATCCTGACGCCCGGTGTTAACGTCAAGCTCACCAACAACAACAG CACTCTGGCGGTGACACGCATCACCTCAGAGGACGAGGCCATTTACCAGTGCATCGCCGAGAACAGCGCCGGCACCAACCAGGCCAGCGCCCGCCTGGCCATCACGCAGTCGACCGAGCTGCCCGAGGCACCTGAGGACCTGAAGGCCACGCCCCTGtcctccaccagcctgcagCTGAGCTGGGCTCAGCCCTCCCCCGAGGTCACCGACGGCATCATCGGCTACGTGCTGCACATCCGCatgctgggag AGCCAGACAGCCGAGAGCTGCAGGAGGCTGTCAGTAAGACCACCTTCCAACATGAGTTTGCTACCCTGGAGCCTGCCACCACCTACTCCATCTACCTCAAGGCTTACTCCCCCTTGGGGGCCAGTCAGCAGTCCAGCACTGTCATTTCCACAACACTAGGGGGCG TCCCCAGTTCTCCTAGTTTTTTCACCAAGGTTCTGAACAAGACAGCCATGCAGGTGTTCTGGGAGCTGCCCAGTAAGCCTGGCAAGGTGGAAGGCTTCAAGCTGGCTTATCGCGAGGTCCCTCAGCCCGACTTCCAGGGGCAGGAAGTCTTTCCCGGCCACATCAACACCCACACCATCTCCCACCTAG AACCTGCTGCTGTGTACGAGATCCAGTTGGTGGCCTTCAACGGGAACGGGGATGGTTCAGCCAACAAGCGTTTGGTCTCACTGGCTGAGAGTGGTACCAGCGCCAAGAACGGCGGCG gtgGTCAGGTGCCCTGTAACTGCGGGCAGAGCACGGATGCTTCCATGACGGGTATTGTGGTGGGCATCCACATCAGCATGGCCTGCATCATCTTCTGTGTTCTCTTCCTCATGTTTGGTTACAGACGCAG CTTCTTCTGCAGGAAGGGGACCCAGGACAGCTGGGGGGCTTCACAGGGACGGGACCGGGGTGACGTGGGACAGAGGGCTGCTGTCCCCAAAGAGGGGGTGATCCGCATCCCCGAGGCTATAGAGTTAAGGCCTCAG AGATGTAACTCCGCTGCACcagtgatggtggtgggggCCGAACACGCCCCTCCAGCTCAGTGTCACATCTTCGTAGAGCAGGCTCCCCCCTGCCAGCCTGGCACAGGCTAA